The stretch of DNA GGGGCCTGAACCCGGTTCTTGGACACGCTGGATCCAGCACCCGCTGTGATCGACGTCGACATCGGCCGGTCTGGTGTGGCGGGCGCGGATCGTGGCATCGGCCGCCGAAGTGTGGTGAACGCGCATATCAGTGAGGTCGTCGGGGTGTCGATCCCAACGGCGCGCAAGCGGCGGTGCCGGTACCTGTGCGACGGGACGGCGGGCCTGCTCGATGGTGATCGGCCGGGGCCCTCGACGATGCCAGGCTGAAGTTCATCGTCGGCTCACGCACGTCGAAGGCGCCGAGGGAACTCGAAGCGCATTTCGGTGAACGCGGTAACCGTATCGCCGACAACGGCATTGTCGAGCTGACACGCCCGATGGGCCCGGGAAGGATCGCCGTGATCGGCGCGTGGTGTGGCAGGGCGTGTCAGATGGTGTGTGTAAGCGGTGATGTTCAGTCCTGAAAGGAACTCACCTCGTGACCATCGAAGAGAATGTAGTTGTGGATCAACCTGTTTCGCGTGAAGAACGCCGACGACGCCAGGCAGCGACCGTCGATCAACTCGTCGCTTCCGGGGCGTTGGACGGCGTGTTCGCCCAGATCGACGCCGGCCAGCCGATCGCCGGCGAAGACGGCCTCCTCAACGCCTTGTTGAAGGCCACCCTCGAGCGAGGGCTCAACGTCGAGCTGACCGAGCACCTCGGCTACGAGACTGGTGACGCCGACGCCTCGTCGTTTCCGAACTCGCGCAACGGCTACAGCGCGAAGACGCTGGCGACCGAGGTCGGCGATGTGGAGATCAGCGTCCCGCGTGATCGGGACGGCACCTTCACGCCGATGCTCGTGCGTAAGGGGCAGCGCCGCCTCGACGGGCTCGACGGGATGATCGTGTCCCTGTATGCGGGTGGGATGACGATCCGAGACATTCAGCATCACCTGATCTCGACGATCGGCACCGACTTGTCGCACGAGACGATTTCGAAGATCACCGACGAGGTCTCCGACGAAGTGACCCGGTGGCAGACCCGCGACCTCGACGCCCTGTACCCGGTCATCTACCTGGACGCGATCGTGGTCAAGATCCGTGACGGCGGGCACGTGATCAACAAGGCCGCGCACATTGCCGTCGGCGTCGACATGGACGGGGTCAAACACGTCCTGGGCATCTGGATCCAGGAGCATGAGGGTGCCAAGTTCTGGGCTGGGGTCTGCGCCGAGCTCCGCAACCGCGGAGTCGCGGACGTGCTCATCGTGTGCTGTGACGGGCTGACCGGGTTCGCTGAGGCCGTTGAGGCCACGTGGCCGCAAGCGACGGTCCAAACATGTGTGGTGCACCTGATCCGGGCGTCGATGCGGTTCGTCTCCTACACCGACCGCAAAGCCGTCGTGCGCCTGTTGAAGCCGATCTATCAGGCCTCGACCGAGCAGGCCGCCGCCGACGCATTAGACGCGTTCGAAGACTCCGACATGGGGCGGAAGTATGCATCGGCAGTGAAGTCGTTCCGGGCAGCGTGGGACCGGTTCATCCCGTTCCTGACGTTCCCTCCCGAGTTACGGAAGGTCATCTACACGACCAACGCGATCGAGTCGTTGAACTTCCAGCTGCGCAAGGTCACGAAGAACCGCGGGCAGTTCCCCAACGACGCCGCGGCAGTGAAGCTGTTGTGGCTGGCCATCTGCAACATCGAGGACAAACGCGCCCGCGAACGCGCCAAGGAGCGCGGGAAGAACGCCGCTGATCGACGAGCCTCCGGACGCCTCGTCGAGGGTGCGGTCACCACGAACTGGAAACGCGCTCTCGAACAGTTATCGATGGTCTATCCCGAACGAATCGACCGTCACCTCTAACTCGAACACTAGACCGACTTACACAGAAAACTTGACAGGCTCGTGTGGCACTACCTATGGAAACGAGATCAGCGCGACAACCGCACTCTCAACGCGCAGATAGAACGAGCCCAACGCGTCGCCGACAAGAACGAACCGATCCGCAAGCGGCGGTTCGTCAGAATCACCGGCCAGACCGTCGGACTCGACGAACAATCGATCGAGCGAGCTCGGGCCGCGACCGGCTACAAGGGATGCGTCACGGACATCGCACCGATGGTGTTGGACGGGCTCGCCGTCGTCGCAGCGAACCGGGATCTCTGGAGAGTTGAGCAGTCCTTTCGAATCGCCAAGTCCGATGTACGCGCCCGCCCGATCTTCCACCACGCCCGCGACTCGATCGAAGCCCACCTGACCATCGTGTCCGCCGCTCTGGCAGTAGCTCGCGACCTCCAACACACGACCGGGACCTCAATCAAAAGGATCGTGCAGAGCCTCCGCACGATCCACACCGCGGTCATCGACATCGACGGACACAAGCTGACCGCACGCACCCCACTCGACGACGACGCGGCGGCGATCATCGACGCGCTAAAATCAGGCACTAAGGAGGTCCAGCTCAGGCCGAAGTCCGCGACCGGCTGGCCGAGCATCCGAACGTGCACGTGCACTTCACGCTGACGTCGGGATCGTGGCTCAACCTCGTCGAGAGCGGTTCGGCATCATCGACCGCTGACGAGAACCTGAAGAAGAATCGACCGAGAACTAATTAACGAAAAGCGACGCTAATGAGTAGCACTACCCCGAATGTACTACCGTCCGGCGTTGCGAAGAGCCGAGCAGCCGATAGGCCATGCTGGATCTGCAGCGTGCCCCTATTTGTCGAGCAGCAGCTTGACGGTCAGCTCCATGCGGTTGGTGACGTCGGTGGCCGACACGCGGCGCGTGAGCCACTGGACGAGATTCGACATCCACACGTCGGAGATCACGCGGGCGATCGACAACTCCAGTTCGGACGGCTCGTTCGGATCGGACGGGTCGAGCATCGCGCCCGCCAGCAGCCGGTCGATCGTGCTGGCCACGCGGTCGACCTCGGCGGTCGCCGACGCGTCGGCGAACATGAAGGCGCGGGTCATCGCTTCGGTGAGCAGCGGGTCGCGTTGCATCGCGAAGGTGATCATGTCCAACACGTGACGCAGACGGCCGATGGCGTCGTCGCCCGGCAGTTGAGTGCGGTCGACGCGTCCCTCGACCCGCTCGAACTCGCGTGCCAGCGCGGTCACCAGCAGGTGCACCTTCGACGGGAAGTAGCGGTACAGGGTGCCGACGGCGACGTCGGCCTTGTCGGCGACGGTTCGCATCTGGACCGCGTCGTATCCGCCCTTGGAAGCGAGGGCGAGAGTCGCGTCGAGAATGCGACGGCGTCGTTCACGCTGTGCCGCCGACCCGACTTCGGCGCCTGACGTCGGTGCCGGAGTAGGCGGCGGCGCCGGTGCGTCGCTGGCGCTCGTGGTGCTGGCCGGGCCTGCCATGTGCGGAGTCCTCCTGTGCGGGTCGGGCTGTCGCTGGTTGGCAGCGGCACTTCGATGGTGTACACCCTAGGTGTTATTAGAACAGGTTCTAATTGGCCGCACCAACAGAAACGCAGAGGAA from Gordonia humi encodes:
- a CDS encoding IS256 family transposase — its product is MDQPVSREERRRRQAATVDQLVASGALDGVFAQIDAGQPIAGEDGLLNALLKATLERGLNVELTEHLGYETGDADASSFPNSRNGYSAKTLATEVGDVEISVPRDRDGTFTPMLVRKGQRRLDGLDGMIVSLYAGGMTIRDIQHHLISTIGTDLSHETISKITDEVSDEVTRWQTRDLDALYPVIYLDAIVVKIRDGGHVINKAAHIAVGVDMDGVKHVLGIWIQEHEGAKFWAGVCAELRNRGVADVLIVCCDGLTGFAEAVEATWPQATVQTCVVHLIRASMRFVSYTDRKAVVRLLKPIYQASTEQAAADALDAFEDSDMGRKYASAVKSFRAAWDRFIPFLTFPPELRKVIYTTNAIESLNFQLRKVTKNRGQFPNDAAAVKLLWLAICNIEDKRARERAKERGKNAADRRASGRLVEGAVTTNWKRALEQLSMVYPERIDRHL
- the kstR gene encoding cholesterol catabolism transcriptional regulator KstR translates to MAGPASTTSASDAPAPPPTPAPTSGAEVGSAAQRERRRRILDATLALASKGGYDAVQMRTVADKADVAVGTLYRYFPSKVHLLVTALAREFERVEGRVDRTQLPGDDAIGRLRHVLDMITFAMQRDPLLTEAMTRAFMFADASATAEVDRVASTIDRLLAGAMLDPSDPNEPSELELSIARVISDVWMSNLVQWLTRRVSATDVTNRMELTVKLLLDK